In a single window of the Terriglobus roseus genome:
- a CDS encoding PAS domain-containing sensor histidine kinase — protein sequence MSLLRSLRLFLGATLFTFLTTALLACRGADRAPGDGLLSLIAIFSCCVTLILAWIVVRGAALQMRLTDGIAEYVRLSSMLLEGTPDYALLLLDPKGEIVTWNRGAETLTGASSADAVGRNIASFYSPLDQSRGRPEEVLRIAATIGRYENLRVRVEKNGTRYDTASTYTALRSPDGTLLGFTVVGRDLGEGEESGARYRGLLEAAPDAMVVVDQQGNVVILNLQTEKQFGYSRDELIGQPVTTIIPIGFAERLIADGTRTASEAMAQQIDTGIELIGLRKDGTEFPIEIMLSPLENADGTLVTAAIRNISLRAAADQHLAQMEERYRGLLEAAPDAMVVVNPIGEIVLLNVQAEKQFGYRRDELIGQQVKNIIPEGFAERLIADGSRTAAEAYAQQIGTGIELNGRRKDGTEFPIEIMLSPLENAAGILVTAAIRDISVRRAADKHLAQMEGRYRGLLEAAPDAMVVVNSDWEIVLLNVQAEKQFGYSRNELLGQKVKNIIPAGFAERLIADALRTTEDALAQQIGTGIELTGRRKDKTEFPIEIMLSPLENTDGILVTAAIRNITLRKKAEQELVQKIEALNRSNEELGQFAYVASHDLQEPLRMVASYTQLLSKRYKGRLDSDADEFIAFAVDGASRMQRLIQDLLAFSRIGTKLEKLEHVSSDDALTQALRNLRGAIEDSGAEVTHDPLPEILADELQLVQLFQNLVGNGIKYQAPGTPHIHVSARESGDKSWEFTVADNGLGIAPQYFDRIFGMFQRLHKRDEFAGTGIGLAICKKIVERHDGTITVESQLGVGSTFRFTLSGEERKL from the coding sequence GTGTCCCTTCTTCGCAGTCTGCGATTGTTTCTTGGCGCAACGCTTTTCACGTTTCTGACTACGGCGTTACTCGCATGTCGCGGGGCTGATCGGGCTCCGGGCGATGGACTCCTTTCGCTTATCGCTATCTTCAGTTGTTGCGTCACCCTGATCCTGGCGTGGATTGTGGTACGCGGGGCGGCATTGCAAATGCGGCTGACCGACGGGATCGCGGAATATGTCCGGCTCAGCAGCATGCTGCTGGAAGGCACGCCAGATTATGCGCTTCTCCTGCTTGATCCTAAGGGCGAGATCGTAACGTGGAACCGGGGCGCTGAGACGCTGACAGGCGCTTCGTCGGCGGATGCCGTCGGGCGGAACATTGCCTCCTTCTACTCCCCGCTGGACCAAAGTCGCGGCAGGCCAGAGGAGGTTCTCCGGATCGCCGCCACCATCGGCCGCTACGAAAATCTTCGCGTGCGGGTTGAGAAAAACGGCACCCGCTACGATACGGCGTCGACCTACACGGCGTTGCGCAGCCCGGACGGAACCTTGCTGGGATTTACGGTGGTGGGCCGCGACCTTGGTGAGGGTGAGGAATCCGGCGCAAGGTATCGAGGACTGTTGGAAGCTGCTCCTGATGCCATGGTCGTGGTGGATCAGCAGGGCAACGTCGTGATCCTGAATTTGCAAACGGAAAAGCAGTTTGGCTATTCGCGCGACGAATTGATCGGTCAGCCAGTAACAACCATCATCCCGATTGGTTTTGCGGAGCGCCTGATTGCAGACGGCACCCGAACCGCCTCTGAGGCGATGGCGCAGCAGATCGACACGGGCATCGAGCTCATCGGCCTGCGTAAAGATGGGACGGAGTTTCCCATCGAGATCATGTTGAGTCCCCTGGAGAACGCTGACGGTACGTTGGTGACCGCGGCGATCCGGAATATCAGCTTACGTGCGGCGGCTGACCAACACCTGGCACAGATGGAAGAGCGCTACCGCGGTCTGCTGGAGGCTGCGCCGGATGCGATGGTCGTCGTGAATCCCATCGGCGAAATTGTGTTGCTGAATGTTCAGGCCGAGAAGCAATTCGGCTATCGCCGAGATGAGCTCATCGGGCAACAGGTCAAGAACATCATTCCGGAGGGATTTGCGGAACGGCTAATCGCTGATGGCTCGCGCACCGCCGCTGAGGCGTATGCGCAGCAAATTGGCACTGGCATTGAACTGAATGGTCGCCGCAAGGACGGTACAGAGTTTCCGATCGAGATTATGCTGAGCCCGTTGGAGAACGCTGCAGGGATCCTCGTCACCGCTGCGATCCGTGACATCAGCGTGCGCAGGGCCGCAGACAAACATCTGGCTCAAATGGAGGGTCGGTATCGGGGTTTGCTGGAAGCAGCTCCTGACGCAATGGTCGTCGTGAACTCAGACTGGGAGATCGTCCTGCTGAATGTCCAAGCAGAGAAACAATTCGGTTACAGCCGGAACGAGCTCTTGGGGCAGAAGGTCAAGAATATTATCCCGGCAGGCTTCGCGGAAAGGCTGATTGCGGATGCCCTGCGCACCACCGAGGATGCGCTGGCACAGCAGATCGGAACTGGCATCGAGCTGACGGGGCGCCGTAAAGACAAGACAGAGTTCCCGATTGAAATCATGCTCAGCCCGCTTGAAAACACTGACGGCATCCTTGTAACGGCAGCCATTCGAAACATCACGCTCCGCAAGAAAGCCGAGCAGGAGCTGGTGCAGAAGATCGAGGCGCTTAATCGATCCAATGAGGAATTGGGGCAGTTCGCGTATGTCGCTTCTCACGATCTGCAGGAGCCTCTCCGCATGGTCGCAAGTTACACGCAGCTGCTGTCCAAGCGTTATAAGGGCAGGCTCGATTCGGATGCCGATGAATTTATCGCCTTCGCAGTAGATGGTGCAAGCCGCATGCAACGACTGATTCAAGATCTGCTTGCTTTCTCACGCATTGGAACGAAGCTAGAAAAGCTCGAGCATGTGTCGAGTGATGATGCGTTAACGCAGGCCCTGCGCAACCTGCGTGGTGCAATAGAAGACAGTGGCGCCGAGGTCACGCACGATCCATTGCCCGAGATTCTGGCCGATGAACTGCAGTTAGTCCAGCTCTTCCAAAATCTTGTTGGGAACGGTATCAAGTACCAGGCTCCGGGGACTCCACACATTCATGTTTCTGCGAGAGAAAGCGGAGATAAGAGTTGGGAATTCACTGTCGCCGACAACGGCCTCGGCATTGCACCGCAGTATTTCGACCGAATTTTCGGCATGTTTCAACGGCTTCACAAACGAGATGAATTTGCTGGAACAGGTATCGGTCTCGCCATCTGTAAAAAGATTGTCGAGCGTCATGACGGAACGATCACGGTCGAATCCCAGCTTGGCGTCGGCTCGACCTTCCGATTCACCTTGTCCGGCGAAGAGAGGAAGCTATGA
- a CDS encoding Crp/Fnr family transcriptional regulator, with product MVLQHRGSAATSHVFLASGLASMAVMLANGVVADVATFGSESMTGLATLLGQDTGNADCVVRIEGEGLRVPSRHLAELFRCSPEFRACILQLTQRQMSITAQICACNLHHQALSRLVRWLLTTADLTKSSSIPLTQDALAEMLGIGRPTVSLLLQPLFESGVVRGRRGTIQIIDRKGLLPLACECYDLVHRWTYPPAQNAAQQPLPDALWSQEAGKGLPRPHRSEIGVAEKPNCVVKDVFASSAPVAARANPLHA from the coding sequence ATGGTCCTCCAGCATCGAGGATCGGCAGCGACGAGCCATGTGTTCCTTGCTTCGGGACTGGCCTCAATGGCGGTCATGCTGGCGAATGGCGTGGTTGCGGATGTGGCGACATTCGGCAGCGAGAGCATGACTGGACTCGCGACACTCCTGGGACAGGACACGGGGAACGCAGACTGTGTCGTCAGGATCGAGGGCGAAGGACTGAGAGTGCCGAGTCGGCACCTGGCCGAGCTCTTCCGTTGCTCGCCCGAGTTCCGTGCGTGCATTCTGCAGTTGACGCAGCGACAGATGAGCATCACGGCGCAGATCTGCGCGTGTAATCTTCACCATCAGGCACTCTCGCGGCTGGTTCGGTGGCTGCTGACCACTGCCGACCTCACAAAGTCGTCGTCCATTCCGCTCACGCAGGATGCGCTCGCCGAGATGCTCGGGATAGGCCGTCCCACGGTCTCTCTGCTGCTCCAGCCACTCTTTGAGAGCGGTGTTGTCCGGGGTCGCCGTGGAACGATTCAGATCATTGATCGTAAGGGCCTCTTGCCGCTTGCCTGTGAGTGCTATGACCTCGTTCACCGATGGACTTATCCACCAGCCCAGAACGCTGCTCAACAACCGCTTCCCGACGCATTGTGGAGTCAGGAAGCGGGCAAAGGGTTACCAAGGCCGCACAGGAGTGAGATCGGCGTTGCAGAGAAGCCGAATTGCGTCGTGAAGGACGTATTTGCCTCGTCGGCGCCGGTCGCGGCGCGTGCCAATCCACTTCACGCATGA
- a CDS encoding response regulator: MKSEVDAKKRRVLLIEDGSGDVRLTKEAFREANLSVDIDVASDGIEAMVFLKKTLGDHEAGLPEIILLDLNLPKMDGREVLAQIKEDPRLRLIPTIILTTSTAEADIRKAYELRANCYLTKPVQLEDFEELVRSINDFWLEKAQLTAPGHPS; encoded by the coding sequence ATGAAAAGCGAAGTAGACGCAAAGAAGCGTCGAGTTCTGCTGATTGAAGATGGATCAGGAGATGTCCGTTTGACGAAGGAGGCCTTTCGCGAGGCAAACCTTTCAGTCGACATAGATGTTGCCTCGGACGGCATCGAGGCGATGGTCTTTCTGAAGAAGACGCTGGGTGATCATGAAGCAGGATTGCCTGAGATCATTCTGCTGGACTTGAATCTTCCAAAGATGGACGGGCGCGAGGTGTTGGCGCAGATAAAGGAAGATCCCCGCCTCCGCCTGATTCCGACGATCATTCTGACAACGTCTACTGCTGAGGCAGACATTCGGAAGGCCTACGAACTCCGCGCCAACTGCTATCTCACGAAGCCCGTTCAGCTCGAGGACTTCGAGGAACTTGTTCGAAGCATCAATGATTTCTGGCTTGAAAAAGCGCAGCTCACGGCGCCCGGACACCCCTCTTGA
- a CDS encoding TonB family protein: MLQPLQLKDVSSRYPVEIAELRDFLSKAGFALGTADTLSAVAASLLRDRAFHRDLILHVWVLIDRCGGTVSPSDLLGVLAIAAAGQHFAAETTEDDAHDLLRFVMEARRSMDAPTHTKAPEPLTTDSRPIRLVPSVAAPADTVLPAADAVWTAHPATTHVAAEAAEPFRADTEYREPERAAGKRTTWAIALALCVLVLGSLAVWQYRKPSSGAEAPAASTIASPPTALPSTTSASTDVSPGQAETRQNATGGQSIARSTPATSQVRPEIARDSTSRLAREASEVASVASSAVPGTSIAGNPEAAAPIVRSTVSAVTAVTPSPIVRPATPAAAAPLIARSGTTHPAPTTVPADALSKQLGSSTIPAYAALPDADATTDGRRYPRLLRRRMPLNGSGTMVADLRAPGAPNDSGSTPAIPVGVVRPTSIGIMAGNLLYSPTPAYPAAAAAAHVQGEVKVQAEIDRAGNVVSARVVSGPPMLRDAAVDAIQHWRYKPWTAGGKTVPMSAVAVVDFQLP, from the coding sequence ATGTTGCAACCGCTCCAGTTGAAAGACGTGTCATCGCGCTATCCAGTTGAGATCGCTGAGCTTCGTGACTTTCTGAGCAAGGCTGGCTTTGCTCTTGGTACCGCCGACACGCTTTCTGCCGTGGCTGCGAGCCTGCTGCGCGACCGCGCCTTTCATCGCGACCTGATTCTTCACGTGTGGGTTCTGATCGATCGCTGTGGCGGCACGGTCAGCCCTTCGGATCTGCTGGGCGTGCTTGCGATCGCGGCTGCGGGCCAGCATTTCGCGGCCGAGACGACCGAAGATGATGCACATGACCTGCTGCGCTTCGTCATGGAGGCGCGGCGGTCGATGGACGCTCCCACCCACACCAAGGCGCCGGAGCCTCTCACGACCGACTCGCGACCGATACGGCTCGTGCCAAGCGTCGCAGCGCCCGCGGACACTGTGCTTCCCGCTGCTGACGCGGTATGGACCGCACACCCGGCAACAACGCACGTGGCTGCAGAGGCTGCGGAACCGTTTCGCGCGGACACTGAATACCGCGAACCGGAGCGAGCGGCAGGGAAGCGAACCACTTGGGCGATTGCGCTCGCGCTCTGCGTGCTGGTGCTGGGATCGCTTGCCGTCTGGCAGTACCGCAAGCCATCTTCCGGGGCCGAAGCTCCTGCGGCATCGACGATTGCCTCGCCGCCCACAGCCTTGCCGTCCACAACCTCGGCATCCACAGACGTCTCGCCGGGACAGGCTGAGACGCGGCAAAACGCAACCGGCGGCCAGTCCATTGCACGGTCCACTCCGGCGACCTCACAGGTTCGACCGGAGATCGCGCGAGACTCGACTTCACGACTTGCGCGCGAGGCGTCTGAGGTTGCGAGCGTTGCAAGCTCAGCGGTTCCCGGGACCTCCATTGCCGGCAATCCTGAAGCAGCAGCTCCCATCGTGCGCTCGACAGTCTCGGCGGTAACGGCTGTGACACCGTCGCCGATCGTACGGCCGGCTACGCCGGCTGCAGCGGCTCCGCTGATCGCTCGTTCTGGCACCACGCATCCTGCGCCGACGACCGTTCCGGCGGATGCGTTGAGCAAACAACTTGGATCCAGCACCATTCCGGCTTATGCTGCTCTGCCCGATGCGGATGCGACCACGGACGGCCGCAGATATCCGCGACTGCTGCGGCGCCGCATGCCGCTGAACGGCAGCGGAACGATGGTCGCCGATCTTCGGGCACCGGGCGCTCCAAACGACTCCGGCAGCACGCCTGCCATCCCTGTTGGCGTCGTCCGACCAACCTCGATCGGCATCATGGCAGGAAACCTGCTTTATAGTCCGACACCCGCTTACCCGGCCGCTGCCGCCGCGGCGCATGTGCAGGGGGAAGTGAAGGTGCAGGCTGAGATCGACCGCGCCGGCAACGTCGTCTCAGCGCGCGTCGTCAGCGGTCCACCGATGCTGCGGGATGCTGCCGTCGATGCTATCCAGCATTGGCGGTACAAACCGTGGACGGCAGGTGGAAAAACCGTTCCAATGAGCGCGGTAGCGGTGGTCGACTTTCAACTGCCGTGA
- a CDS encoding putative bifunctional diguanylate cyclase/phosphodiesterase: protein MRILLVEDNLGDARLLREMLSEAHTHPTELSHVTSMLEAEYYLESKPFDLILLDIGLPDAQGAPAILRARKAAPNVPLVVLTGYDDTALASIALQHGAQDYLIKGEIETRGLIRALRYAVERKSMQSAVFAEKERAQATLNCIGDAVACTDNAGNITFLNEAAEKMTGWSLLEATGRSMAETFVILDATTRRLVSLEVATPGEERSASSMPPNCILIRRDGFEVPIEDSVSAIFDQDGNAEGAVIVFRDVSAARAMSGQMLRLAKHDFLTGLPNRMTLYDRIDQAISLAPRHQKRVAVLFLDLDGFKHINDSLGHSTGDKLLQSIAKRLVDCVRSSDTVSRQGGDEFVVLLSEVEIPDNTDITARRMLHAVAEPHTINQHQLHITASIGTSVYPDDGLDAETLIKNADTAMYQAKENGRNSSQFFKSAMNVRAVQRQGIEESLRVALKREEFSVHYQPKVNLVTQEITGAEALLRWTNPVRGSVSPVEFIPVAEDSGLIVPIGNWVLRQACIQAKQWKDVGLPIRNIAVNISAIEFRNEAFLDGVLAILEETNLDPTCLELELTESALIKHAEAAGSILKTLRHLGVQVAVDDFGTGYSSLSYLRKFAIDSLKIDQSFIHQIGASTEETTIVTAVIGMARGLNLKVVAEGVETRQQAAFLLDSQCDEAQGYYFSRPVAPQEFAKLLRENPMDRRVH from the coding sequence ATGAGGATCCTGCTTGTGGAAGACAACCTGGGAGATGCTCGTCTGCTGCGCGAAATGCTCAGCGAGGCGCACACGCATCCGACAGAACTGAGCCACGTGACCAGCATGCTGGAAGCAGAGTACTATCTGGAGTCCAAGCCGTTCGACCTCATCCTGTTAGACATTGGCTTGCCGGATGCTCAAGGCGCACCGGCGATCCTCCGGGCACGCAAGGCTGCACCAAATGTGCCGCTGGTTGTTCTTACTGGGTACGACGATACTGCGCTGGCTTCTATCGCGTTGCAGCACGGCGCGCAGGACTATCTCATCAAAGGCGAGATTGAGACTCGCGGCCTGATCCGCGCGCTGCGCTATGCCGTGGAGCGCAAGTCGATGCAAAGCGCAGTCTTTGCAGAAAAGGAGCGCGCTCAGGCCACGTTGAATTGCATCGGCGATGCCGTCGCTTGCACGGACAACGCAGGCAATATCACCTTTTTGAATGAGGCCGCCGAAAAGATGACTGGATGGTCGCTGCTGGAGGCGACTGGACGCTCTATGGCGGAGACGTTCGTCATTCTGGATGCGACCACGCGTCGGCTTGTCTCGCTTGAAGTGGCCACGCCGGGCGAGGAGCGTAGCGCATCGTCCATGCCTCCAAACTGCATCCTGATCCGCCGAGATGGTTTCGAAGTGCCTATTGAGGATTCTGTTTCGGCGATCTTTGACCAGGATGGAAATGCCGAGGGAGCGGTCATCGTGTTTCGGGATGTCAGTGCGGCCCGCGCCATGTCAGGGCAGATGTTGCGTTTGGCGAAGCATGACTTTCTTACTGGCCTTCCGAATCGAATGACACTCTATGACCGGATCGATCAAGCGATCTCACTGGCACCACGCCATCAGAAACGCGTTGCCGTCCTGTTTCTCGACCTGGACGGGTTTAAGCACATCAATGATTCGTTGGGCCACTCCACGGGCGACAAACTTTTGCAGTCAATCGCGAAGAGGCTGGTGGATTGCGTGCGTAGTTCCGATACCGTTAGCCGGCAGGGGGGTGATGAGTTTGTCGTTCTGCTCTCAGAAGTAGAGATCCCGGATAACACGGACATTACCGCACGCAGGATGTTGCATGCGGTGGCGGAGCCACACACGATCAACCAGCATCAGTTGCATATCACCGCCAGCATTGGCACCAGTGTGTATCCGGATGATGGCCTGGATGCGGAAACGCTCATCAAGAACGCAGATACCGCGATGTACCAGGCAAAGGAAAATGGTCGTAACAGCTCTCAATTTTTCAAGTCCGCAATGAATGTAAGAGCGGTTCAGCGGCAGGGCATTGAAGAAAGCCTTCGCGTGGCGCTTAAGCGTGAAGAGTTTTCTGTCCATTACCAGCCGAAGGTCAACCTTGTAACCCAAGAGATCACCGGCGCGGAGGCTCTGCTGCGTTGGACCAACCCTGTGCGCGGGTCTGTTTCGCCAGTCGAGTTCATTCCCGTTGCGGAAGACTCGGGATTGATCGTCCCGATTGGTAACTGGGTGCTTCGGCAAGCCTGTATTCAGGCCAAGCAGTGGAAAGACGTCGGGCTGCCGATCAGGAACATCGCGGTGAATATCTCTGCGATTGAGTTCCGCAATGAGGCCTTCCTCGATGGCGTGCTTGCTATCCTGGAAGAGACAAATCTGGATCCGACCTGCCTTGAACTGGAATTGACTGAAAGCGCTTTGATCAAGCATGCGGAAGCGGCTGGGTCCATCCTGAAGACCCTTCGCCATCTCGGTGTGCAAGTGGCCGTTGATGATTTTGGGACCGGATACTCGAGCCTGAGTTATCTTCGAAAGTTCGCGATTGACTCGTTGAAGATCGACCAATCGTTCATTCACCAGATTGGTGCCTCTACAGAGGAAACAACCATCGTGACGGCGGTGATCGGGATGGCTCGCGGCCTGAATCTGAAGGTCGTTGCGGAAGGCGTGGAGACCAGGCAGCAAGCGGCATTTCTTCTGGACAGCCAATGCGACGAAGCGCAAGGCTACTATTTCAGTCGGCCCGTAGCACCGCAGGAATTCGCGAAGCTGCTCCGTGAAAATCCTATGGACCGCCGCGTCCACTAA